The genomic region ACAACATGAACCTTTCCTAAAGGGTCAGAAACAAGGCCTATAGGATCATTGAGCCCTGACTGTAAAACCTTTCCCATTAATACTCCGTCAGGAGTGTACTTCATTATCATATTCATATTAGTATCAGTTACTATTACATTGCCCTGATGGTCTATTTCAATATCAACAGGCGCTTTTATGCTTAAAGGGTCATTGTAGATACGTTCAATTATAAATAAACAGCTTCCATCCGGAGCGAATTTATATATACTATGCCCGTCATAATCAGCAACATAAACATTTCCTGAATTATCAACAGCAATACCTGCCGCGCCGTCTATTTCACCGCACGAAGTTCCCGAACCATCCCAGGAAGCTAAAAGCTGACCCGTGGAAGATATTTTATGAACGCCGTTATTATCGGTAAAATAAATATTTCCCGCAGTATCAACGGCAACATCTTCAATATCTCTAATATCGGATCCGCCGTTTAAATCCGGCCCAAACTCAGCTATAATTGAATTATTGGCGGTATTAAACTTAATAATTTCATCTTCGGACCTGTTGGCAATATACAAAATACCGTTTCCGTCACCGCAAATACCAAGAAGGCTGTCATAAGTTTTTACCGTCAAATTTGCAACATATTGGCCGGAAGCATCAAACTTAGTCAAATACCCGCGATATCTGTCAGTCACATAATAATTACCGGAACCATCAAAGCTAACATCATAAGGGTCGCGTAATATGTACTTCTCATATTCCTGAAGATAAAAAGGAACCAAAGGCGTCGGTGTTATAGTAGGCGTGTATGTCTGTGTAAACGTAGCTGTATTTGTAGGCGTGTTGGTGACTGTGAAAGTGTTCGTGTAGGTATTAGTAAATGTCCTTGTAAATGTATTTGTGGGTGTAAATGTCCTGGTGAATGTATTGGTAAACGTATAAGTGTTTGAAAATGTATAGGTTGGAGTGTTTGTAGGTGTATTTGTGGGCGTATTTGTAGGCGTAAGGGTTTCTGAACCGGTATAGCGGTAAATTTCTATAGCGTTTACAAAAGGCCCGCTTAAATACGTTTTCCCTTTAATGTTTAGAGTGCCATCTTGCACATC from Candidatus Goldiibacteriota bacterium harbors:
- a CDS encoding NHL repeat-containing protein; translation: DVQDGTLNIKGKTYLSGPFVNAIEIYRYTGSETLTPTNTPTNTPTNTPTYTFSNTYTFTNTFTRTFTPTNTFTRTFTNTYTNTFTVTNTPTNTATFTQTYTPTITPTPLVPFYLQEYEKYILRDPYDVSFDGSGNYYVTDRYRGYLTKFDASGQYVANLTVKTYDSLLGICGDGNGILYIANRSEDEIIKFNTANNSIIAEFGPDLNGGSDIRDIEDVAVDTAGNIYFTDNNGVHKISSTGQLLASWDGSGTSCGEIDGAAGIAVDNSGNVYVADYDGHSIYKFAPDGSCLFIIERIYNDPLSIKAPVDIEIDHQGNVIVTDTNMNMIMKYTPDGVLMGKVLQSGLNDPIGLVSDPLGKVHVVDRGSDSVKVFGY